In a single window of the Lynx canadensis isolate LIC74 chromosome E2, mLynCan4.pri.v2, whole genome shotgun sequence genome:
- the NR1H2 gene encoding oxysterols receptor LXR-beta — protein sequence MSTPTTSSLDTPLPGNGPPQPSAPSSSPAIKEEGPELWPVGPDPDVPGDDWARSACSEVVPDPAEEPERKRKKGPAPKMLGHELCRVCGDKASGFHYNVLSCEGCKGFFRRSVVRGGARRYACRGGGTCQMDAFMRRKCQQCRLRKCKEAGMREQCVLSEEQIRKKKIRKQQQQQQQQQSPVGPSGGSSSASGPGASPGGSDGGGQGSGEGEGVQLTAAQELMIQQLVAAQLQCNKRSFSDQPKVTPWPLGADPQSRDARQQRFAHFTELAIISVQEIVDFAKQVPGFLQLGREDQIALLKASTIEIMLLETARRYNHETECITFLKDFTYSKDDFHRAGLQVEFINPIFEFSRAMRRLGLDDAEYALLIAINIFSADRPNVQEPSRVEALQQPYVEALLSYTRIKRPQDQLRFPRMLMKLVSLRTLSSVHSEQVFALRLQDKKLPPLLSEIWDVHE from the exons atgtccactcccaccaccaGTTCCCTGGACACCCCCTTGCCTG GAAATGGCCCGCCTCAACCCAGCGCACCCTCTTCTTCACCAGCTATAAAGGAGGAGGGTCCTGAACTGTGGCCTGTGGGTCCAGACCCTGATGTCCCAGGCGATGACTGGGCCCGTTCAGCCTGCAGCGAGG TCGTCCCAGACCCGGCAGAGGAACCGGAGCGCAAGCGAAAGAAGGGCCCGGCTCCAAAGATGCTGGGCCACGAGCTGTGCCGCGTGTGCGGGGACAAGGCCTCCGGCTTCCACTACAACGTGCTCAGCTGCGAAGGCTGCAAGGGCTTCTTCCGGCGCAGCGTGGTCCGAGGCGGGGCCAGGCGCTACGCCTGCCGGGGCGGCGGAACCTGCCAGATGGACGCCTTCATGCGGCGCAAGTGCCAGCAGTGCCGGCTGCGCAAATGCAAGGAGGCCGGGATGAGAGAGCAGT GCGTCCTGTCGGAAGAACAGATCCGGAAGAAGAAGATTCGgaagcaacagcagcagcagcagcagcaacagtcACCTGTGGGGCCATCGGGCGGCAGCAGCTCAGCCTCTGGGCCTGGGGCTTCCCCTGGAGGGTCTGACGGAGGTGGCCAGGGCTCCGGGGAAGGCGAGGGTGTCCAGTTAACAGCCGCTCAGGAACTAATGATCCAGCAGTTGGTGGCGGCTCAGCTGCAGTGCAACAAACGCTCCTTCTCCGACCAGCCCAAAGTCACG CCCTGGCCCCTGGGCGCGGACCCCCAGTCCCGTGATGCACGCCAGCAGCGTTTCGCCCACTTCACGGAGTTAGCCATCATCTCAGTCCAGGAGATTGTGGATTTTGCCAAACAGGTGCCTGGCTTCCTGCAGCTGGGCCGCGAGGACCAGATTGCCCTCCTGAAGGCATCTACCATTGAG ATCATGCTGCTAGAGACAGCCAGACGCTACAACCACGAGACAGAGTGCATCACTTTCCTGAAAGACTTCACCTACAGCAAGGATGACTTCCACCGCGCag GCCTGCAGGTGGAGTTCATCAACCCCATCTTCGAGTTCTCCCGGGCCATGCGGCGGCTGGGCCTGGACGACGCGGAGTACGCCCTCCTCATCGCCATCAACATCTTCTCCGCTGACCGGCCCAACGTGCAGGAGCCGAGCCGCGTGGAGGCCCTACAGCAGCCGTACGTGGAGGCCCTGCTCTCCTATACGCGCATCAAAAGGCCGCAG GACCAGCTGCGCTTTCCCCGGATGCTGATGAAGCTTGTGAGCCTGCGCACGCTGAGCTCTGTGCACTCAGAGCAGGTCTTTGCCCTGCGGCTCCAAGACAAGAAACTGCCGCCTCTGCTGTCTGAGATCTGGGATGTCCACGAGTGA